A stretch of Falco rusticolus isolate bFalRus1 chromosome 2, bFalRus1.pri, whole genome shotgun sequence DNA encodes these proteins:
- the LOC119143751 gene encoding filamin A-interacting protein 1-like, which produces MRSRSNSTESPTRPKLSQQRPKDHHKEEAGCNGRGNGQRRQKEDDVVQASTILRSPKAEKKQRSSSKKREDLSRDDLLFLLSVLEGELQAQDEVIGVLKAEKIDLALLEAQYGFVTPKKVLEALQRDAIQTKAEQWQEDIYEKPMGELDKVVEKQKETHRRMLEQLLMVEKSHRQTLHELEEEKRKHSKYMEKSDEFTHLLEQERER; this is translated from the exons ATGCGTTCCAGAAGtaacagcacagaaagcccAACCAGACCAAAACTGAGCCAGCAAAGGCCAAAAGACCACCATAAAGAAGAGGCTGGTTGCAATGGGAGAGGAAATGGGCAAAGAAGGCAGAAGGAGGATGATGTAGTTCAAGCCAGTACCATCCTAAGAAGCCCtaaggcagagaaaaaacaaagaagttcTTCCAAGAAAAGAGAGGATCTCTCTCGTGATGACTTGCTATTTCTTCTTAGTGTCCTCGAAGGCGAACTACAG GCTCAAGATGAAGTTATAGGAGTACTTAAGGCTGAAAAAATTGACTTGGCTTTGCTTGAAGCACAATACGGCTTTGTTACTCCCAAGAAGGTGTTAGAGGCCCTCCAGCGAGATGCTATTCAAACAAAGGCTGAGCAATGGCAAGAAGATATCTACGAAAAACCTATGGGAGAG CTTGATAAAGTTgtagagaaacagaaagaaactcaCAGACGAATGCTGGAGCAACTTCTAATGGTAGAAAAATCACACAGACAGACACTGCATGAActagaggaagagaagaggaagcacagcaaatacatggaaaaaagtGATGAGTTTACACACTTACTGGAACAAGAACGTGAAAGGTAA